The Paenibacillus sp. RC334 nucleotide sequence TATCTGCCGGAATGTAATACTGATTATCCACCAGCTCGTACAACGGGGCATTTTTACCGAAATTCACATGCTGCCGGATATCCTCCATCGTCATATCAAACTGATTCGCCTCATACACCACATCGCCTCTGGCACTGAAAAAGAGGGCATGCGGCTTGGCATTTTTCTCATCTATATAGATCCAGATACGATTAATCGTCTCTCCCTGAAACACAGAATCCGGCGTCAGACGCATAACTCGCTCCAGTAATGAAACCGGGACACCCCCCGAAAAGGATAATTCCATGCCCTCATTCTCGCTGCGAATCCGCGCCCAATCTGCCGAATGGATACTCCGACGTTGAAAGCTGTTGAAGCTCCGGCTCTCCAGCCGTGTAAAAATCAAATCATAGAAAGCAACACCCGGATAAAAAACGGTATGCTTGTTTTGCCCTTGATGAATCAGCATTTTATCAGGAAACACGAGCTTTTCAATCTTTTTCTCCTGTCCCATGCTCTCGGTTTTGACATAGTTCGTCTCCGAAGTAAGTACAGAATCACTGCCCGGAAGACGATAAATCAGAAAATAACTCTGTACGAGGCTGGAAGCAACCAGCAAAATAAGCGCCCATGATTTCAAACGTTCCTTCACTGTGCTTCCCTCCCTTCACCCAACATGGGGAGCGTAAAGGTTGTGCAGGTCCCTTGACCATATTCTGACTCCAGAAAAATCTGGCCTCCATGCGCCTTTACAATTTCCCGGGCAATCGACAGCCCTAGTCCCGTACCGCCCATATTGCGCGATCTGGCCTTGTCCACACGGTAAAACCGTTCAAAAATCCGGTCCAAATCCTTTTTGGGAATCCCTATCCCGGTATCCTGTACCGAAATAGACAGCATCCCCTCACTATTGCGGCGAGCTTCAATCCGAATATTTCCGCCCTCCGGTGTATATTTCAAAGCATTGGACATCAGATTGTCCAGCACCTGCTCAATTTGGTCCCGGTCAATCACGACCTTGCCGATCCCCTGCTCCACGAACATTCCAGACCGGATATGCTTTTGCTTCATTTGAAAAGAAAATCGATCCGCGACTTCGTCCAGCATTTCCATCACATCCGCAGGCTGCATCCGCAAGGGCGCTTCATTGGAATCCAGCCGCGACAGATGCAGCAAATCCGTGACTAACCGGATCATACGCTCCGTCTCGTTGCGGATCACGCCTACGAAACGCTCCGCGAGCTGCGGTTCACCCATTGCGCCGTCATCCAGCGCTTCGGCATAGCTGCGGATCGTCGTCAACGGGGTGCGCAGCTCATGCGATACATTCGCTACGAACTCCCGACGTGTCGTCTCCATTTCCTCCTGCTCCGTCACGTCCTGGAGCACCGCAATCGTTCCCGTGATGCCAAATTCACGCCGATGAATCGGCGTGAACGTCACGCGGATAACGATCGGCTCGTCCTGACCCGCTGGCTCCAGCTGCAAGAGCGTGGAAGCCGAAGAACCGCTGTACAGGGCCTCGGTTTCCTCCGGGTCGATACCGAGCAGCACCGCGATATGTCTGCCGGTCATTTCGTTCTCGTTCACGCCCAGCATCGCACTGGCTCGGCGGTTGACCAGAATAACCCGGCCATTGTCATCTGTAGCGACCACTCCGTCGCTCATGTTGGTCAAGATGGAGGAGAGCTTTTCCTTCTCCTCTTCATTTTGTGACAACGCCTCGCGCAAGCGGCCTGTCATATAGTTAAAGGCCACACTGAGCCTGCCGATCTCATCGTCGCCAAACACAGGCATCTGCTGGTCGAATTTGCCCTCGGCAACCTCTGTCGCATGACGCGTCATCACCTTGATCGGGTGTGTAATCGTATGCGCCAGCACCACGCCCAGCACAGCCGTCAACGCCAATGCAATGAGCATACCCGAGAGAAATACATTGTTAATGCGTTTCATCGTATCGTACAACTCCGTCATCGAGGCGGCGATATACACCGCACCGACAATCTTGCCTTGGCTGATGACGGGCTTGGCGACGACCTTCTTGCGGACATTATCCTCGTCCACCATGTACTCCTCATTGTCACGGATACCCTGGAGTGCACGGCTGACCACCGTCTGCGTATTTTTGCGTCCGACATAATCGGCGTGTGAGCCTTGAGAAGTAATCAGCACCTTGCCGCTGGCATCCAATACCTGAATTTCTGCACCGCTAAAATCAAACAGATTATTCACGCGTGCGCGCAGACTTTCCACGCTGTCTTCCTCCATTTTACCGTCACTGCCGTTCAGATCCTGCTCTGCCAGCACGGACAGCATTTCCGCCCGCGCCTGCAAGTCCTGTGTAAAGTTGCTCGTCAAAGAGTTCTTCATGGAGCTGACAAAATAGACCCCGATCAGCTGCATCGCCACTAAAATCAACAGCACATAAATAATGATCAGCTTCGCATGAATCGTGCGAAAGAAAGACAGCCATCTCATGCCCGCAGGCCACCTTTGCCCCCGCTAATAATGTATCCGAGTCCACGGCGCGTCAGGATCGTCTCCGGCTTGCTCGGGTTTTCCTCAATCTTCTCGCGCAGCCGCCGGATCGTCACATCCACCGTCCGCACATCCCCGTAGTATTCGAAGCCCCACACCGCCTGGAGCAAATGCTCCCTTGTCATGACCTTCCCGGCATTTTTAGCCATATAATACAGAAGCTCATACTCCCGGTGCGTCAGATCGAGCGGTGTACCGTTTTTGTATGCTGTATACATATCCGTATCAAAAAAGAGGTCCGCCACGCGCAGCCCCTGCTTCTCTTCCTGCGAACGGCTTTCCGACGTGCCTGCCCCGCCGCGCTGCTGTCTGCGCATCTGTGCCTTCACCCGCGCCAGCAATTCCCGTGTGCTGAACGGCTTCGTCACATAATCATCTGCGCCCAGCTCCAACCCCAGCACCTTGTCGATTTCCCCATCTTTGGCGGTCAGCATAATAATCGGCGTCTGGAGCTGATGCCCGCGCACCTCGCGGCACACATCCATGCCGTCCATCCCCGGCAGCATCAGGTCCAGCAAGATCAGGTCAGGCTGCTGCTTGACTGCGATATCCACCGCGCTGATTCCATCGAAGGCGCAAATCACCTGATAGCCCTCTTTTTCCAAATTAAATTTCAAAATATCAGCGATAGGCTGTTCATCATCCACCACCAGAATCGTTCCCTGCATACAGCGCTCACCTCTTCCTACGGATCATGTTATATATTAACTTTCGTTTGTCAGTGTCCATAAGTTGCTTATTCTATTCTACCATACCCGCACGCCATTCTATTACTTGTCCAGCCCCTTTTTCTTACACAAAAAAAGCCATGCCTGCACCCACTGTTAAGCATGCAGAAAAACATGGCCTTCCCCGTATCCTCATGAATTATCATCCAGCGTTATAAACGATCCTTCTATCTTAAATACGTCATTGGATTGCGTGGCGTATTGTCTTTACGAATTTCAAAATGCAGATGTGTTCCTGTCGAGCGTCCCGTGTTCCCCATAACTCCGATCGACTCGCCTTGCTGAACCACCTGTCCCACATGAACGCCAATGCTGCTCAAATGCCCGTATACCGTCTGGTAGCCATTACCATGGTCGATCATAATGACATTGCCGTAGCCATTCTGCTGACCTGCAAATGTAACTACACCTTCATCCGATGCGTGGATGTCAGGACTGCCGACCAAATCGACACCCTCATGCATACGTCCCCAGCGTGCGCCAAAGCTGCTCGACATCGCTGCGCCGGACACCGGCCAAGCGAACTCTCCCGATCCTTCGCCTACGACCTTTGTTCCTTTCAAAACCACCTCGGAAACAGACGGCTGCAACACCTTTTGACCGAGCCATTCCTCTTGCACGACCTCGCCATTCTCCTTGGTCAGACGGTAATCCATTTCCTTCAAGCCTGCCTGTCCAGGTCTGACGACCTTGGTAACTCCTGCTTTCAGCTCGTCACTTTGGCGAACCTCAATCTCAGGCTCAATGGCAATCTGCTCAACGACCTTCTCTACCGTCCGGACCGTAACCGGAGCCTTTGGAGCGGTAAGCTTCAATTCATCCCCGATTTGCAGATACAGCTCACGCGAGCCGGGGTTGTTCTGCTTAATCTCCCAAGCGGTCATATTAAATTTATTCGCAATCGATGACAAGGAATCGCCTTCCTGTACCGTATACGTTACAGGTGCCTCACGCGCCTCAGTCAGTGCTTTAACCGCTTCTGCCTCTGTCAGCACCTTATTCGGGTCCGCTTTTACAGGCTCATATGCAATTTTCTCACGAATACTGGCAGACTCCAGCCATGCTTTAGGGGCTTTGCTACTGGTACTTGCATGACTGCTGCCCACGGATGTTTTGCGAACCAGTCCCTTGATGCCTGTAGCCGTGGCCTCACCCGCAGGTGTGTATTTCTTCTGCACTTGCTTCAAAGCAGCCTGTGCAGTCGCTTTATCCTTTACAATACCGACCGTCTGGCCGTTGACCTTCACTTCTACTCCTTTGGCATACGCGGTGAGCATGCCGTCCAGCTTCTTCAGTGTTGCTCCGCTGTCGATATCCACTTTATACGCCTTTTCAATGCCTGTCGTTACCGCGCTTGTATTGAGCACCATGTCCACACCGGGATACTTGTCCTTATATTGCTTGCTCTTCGTTGCATACAGTTGATTTAGCTGTTGCTCATTGAGGATGCTTCCGACCTCCACACCCTTTACATACACTTTATAATAAGGAACCGTATTGGCTCCGACATATTGATTGCCAGCAAAAATAAGACTGCCTGCAATCACCACACCGCCTGCGGTCCAGCTCAACCATTTTCTCCGTCCGTTCCACCACATTGCTATTTTTCCTGCTGCTCCAGCAGGCTTGTTTTCAACGCTTGATTCTTCTTTCCTGCTGTCTGGTGAATGCTTCCCCTTAAAAACCTCCATGATTCTCTCCTTTTCAGCATATCTTATCTCTATATAAATGCGTTCGTTATTGGTTTTTCTCGCTATGATTCCAGCCTGTATTTACAAGTATCTATGATATTAGTCGCTATCTAGCATTGCATAGTTGCGTAAAAGGTTTCAAAATTTTAACCTTTTCGCGACACTGTTTACTTTAACATAGCCTTTACAAAGAATTCAACTCCACTCCAATTTCTGCCTGACACGCAAAAAAATCCGCGCCCGGCGCGGATTCCACAGTCCTATTGTGAGCATGAGCATTCCCCATAGTCGAATCGTTACTATTTAAGCATACCCATCAGCTTGTTATACTCTTCTTTCGTTAGATACTTCGTAAGCACCTGCTGAATATCCTGCAGCTCCTGCTCGGTCAGGCCGCCTTCCATCGCGGCAGATATTTTCTGCATTTCCTCAGGCGGCAATTTATTCATCAGAATCGCAAAAATTTCCTGCTTCTGCTCGGCGGGTAAACTGTTCTTCTTTTCCGTCAAATTATCGGGCGTGATGACCAGGTCATGACCTTCAATACTCGTTTCAGGTGTAGCGTTCCGTGACGCACCAGTCGACGAAGAACCGCCCTCCTGCGGGGTTTTCCCATTCGTTGCCCCACTGGTACCCGTGCCTCCTGCGCCGCTCCCACTCTCATCTAAGCCCTGTCCCATGACGGATAAAGCATCATCAGGCGGTGTTACACTTTCCGAACCGCCACCCGTAGCTTTGTTTTTTCCCGTACCTGTACTTTTATCGGTGCCAGAGCTTCCATTCAGCCAACCCAATCCCCATACTGGCTGATGATCCAGTTGAATGTTAAACTGCCGCAGCAGCGATTGAACATAGGCATTCACGACCACACCTGTTACTGCCAGCGTTAAAGCACTGACCAGCACCACTGTTATTCCTTTTTTAAGCAGCCATCCAAGCCACCTCATATCCCGTTACCTCCTTATACGCATCTTGCCATGTGTATCATCATGAAGTGCATATAGATCAGTATTGACGAGATATGACGATTTTTAACCCTTGGAATATGTAAAACTAGCACGGTTGGATAGTAGATGTAATTCTTACATGAATCAGCGCGTACGGCGCACCCAAAAATGGAAAATGTCGCTGCGGACATAATCCAGTGAATACAACACCTGTCTGTTCAGCTCATCGTAATGAAGCTGCTTGAGCAGTAACACCGTGGCCTGCGGATGCTTCAACAGACGCGTCATATGGGCATCGTCATGACTCGGGACGGTAAGCTCCGAATACGCGCCAACGATTCGTACCCCGGCTTTAAGTTCCAGACTTTGAAAAAGCGAACCCGAAAAAGACCCGCCGTCCAAAATCGAACCTGCTAATGTCTCCGGCATCCAATTGATAGAATGTGCTACCGCTTCCCCATCGGCTGTGCGAGTACGCTCCAGAACGATCATGGGCTCATTCTCGGAAAACCTCATTCGTTCGGCAATTTCAGGAGGACAAACCTTCATCCTCTTGATAGATTCCAGCTGCTCGTCTTCCCGCAACCCTGCCGAACGGATCATGTCCCCGATGCTGTACAGGCGGTCCAGCGAGCTTGGAATGCTCGGCAGCGGGCAAGTAGCGAACGTACCACTCCCGTGCTTCACCAACAGCTTGCCTTCCGTTTCCAACTGGCGGACGGCTCCCCGTAGCGTCGCACGCGAGACGCAGAACAATCGGGAAAGTTCAGCTTCCGAAGGCAGCCTCTCGCCCGGCTCAATTTGGTTGACCTCTATATATTCCTCTATAAGCTGCTTAATGTTCTCTTGTTTTGTTGACACCGTCCAAAGCCCAGCCTTTCTATTATAGTGACCTGAGTTCAAGTGATATACATCGGATTTGTAAAGGCAATCATCGTGACGCAATCTTCCATATATCCATATAATTCGGCTCGCACCCAGCCTTTTCCTGTTGGATCTTGTAATGATAGCGTATATTCACCTGATTGAGCAGGGATATAAGTTTCGAAGCATACCCCCTGGCCGCTTGTCAGCAGAAGGCGAAGGTTCTGAGGCTCAAGGTTGTAATGGCCTGCTCTCGTTTCCACATCCAATTGAACCGTCACAGACAGTGAATCCTCCACAGCCAGCTCTACACATTCGCCGATGTGATATCGCTTTTCACTGCCCTTAACCTGTGCCGACATCGTCAGTAACGGTCCCATCGTAACCGACACCGAACCGAGGCGGATCGCCTCGACTGCCCGGTTAACTAAGCTCTCCTGCTCTTCTGCTTCACCATGAACACCCAGATACGTGACAGCCGGAAGCGCATCATCCGGTTTGGATACATGCCAGTCCCGACCACTTACAGCCGTGATGCGATACCCCTGATTCAATAAATCCGTCCACATGGCAAACGCCCGCTGGCTATCCCGCTTAATAGACGGCATAAGCGTTGACCAGACCTCAATATAATCGACCTCATGCCAGTCCTGAATGGTGTATTCCCAAAAGCACCCCGTACAGATCGGACTTCCGATCCTGAATGGATGGGCAAGCCCTGCAATGCCTCCCTGCTCATGCACTTGCCGGATTCCCTCATGAATGTCATCCGGCCCCAGCACTCGCCAGTCAATAAAGCGGTCTACCCCCAGCGTCAGCAAATGTCCGTAAAAGGTCGTCCACTCCATCCCTGAAATGATCGGGACACCGAACTGCTGCTGGACCCGTTCCTGATCCACAAGTGCCGACTGGGTATTGTGATCCGTCATAGCGATGCATTCAAGCCCGAGGTCCGCTGCGCTTTGGGCAAGCTCCTCCAGCGTTTGCTTTCCGTCACTGTGAAGCGTATGGGTGTGAAGCTCAGACGGAATCCATTTAAGCATATATGGCTCCCTCCCCCAATACGTGAATTTGGTAAACAAGCGTCTCGGTCACAACGGCATGCAGACTGACGGTAATCCGCCACATTCCCGCCGGATTATCTCCTGCGAGGAATCCCGGCGAAGCCGCAGACGAACCGAGCCAATGCTCCTGCTGCATCTCGGGACGGTGTGCATTTCCCCGATGGCGGAGAGGGTCATCGACAGACAGCGTCAATAAATTTTGCAGTGGCATATACTTCTTCCACAGATCTGATGAATGTCCCGGTTCGTCGTATCCGTATTTGCTCATGCTTTCCTCAATAATTTCTCGCGCTTGCTCCTGATCCTCCAATAACTTGGGGGTGTAAGAGAAGTGAATGCGGATCGTGTCAGTCGGCTGTGGGATGTGAAAAGAGTACGTAATATGGCTCTGGGTGCAGGTTCTATCGACCGTTCCTTCCACATACAGTAGCCTGCTCATGACTCCCCATCCTGACTTGTCGGGTCATCCACAGTACGGTTCACCATATGATTCACAGTATGATTGCCATCACCCGCTCCGTTTTTGTCTGCTGCCCATAAAATACCCGCTGGATGATGCCGCGTTAGCTCAATCACCCGATCTGTACGAATACCAGGAAACTGCGGCAGGTTTTCCTCGTTTAGCGTAAAAGCATACAGTCCAGCCACTTCCATGCTGTCCGCACCGCCCTCCAGCAATACGGCTCTGATTTCAGCTATATCCTCAAGCACAGCCTCTCCAGATAACTTGACCGTTGTAGAAAAATGCGACTCTGCACCCTCATAAGCAGCCCTGAATTCACCCAGTCGCAGATCATGATAGCACGATGAATACCACTGCTCCGACCCGTGAAGGCGAAGCTCTATATCCACACAGGCATCTTCCTCGCGTCGGTTAAAGCCCGGCTTGGACGCTGGAGACAATTCACTGCTGGAATCCCTTAAGGGGCGTTTTGAAGTCTGGATAAATACATAGCTGCGTTGGTGGGCAAGCATAATGGAAGACGCATTTGACGGCATTTCCAGCTCCTGCTGACGCTCCATCTCCCACCCGGTGACCTGATAGGCAAAAGGAAAACGACTCATGACCGCCTCACGCGGCTCTTCCTCTGGCTTCCACTGGAAAGCAGGCGGCAGCATAAAACGATAGTCCGATGAAATGTCATCCTTAAAGTTTCCATTGGTTGTTGCGGATTGGAGAACAGGATGCCCGCCCAGATCATAGTTGCCATTAAACGCAGTCGTAATATGATGTGCCCCCTGGAAAACAGCACCCAGAACATTGCCCCCGGCATCCAGCTCGACGCGGTACATCCATTCGATATCGGTGGTTCTCCCCCATTTGCTCATGAGCAGCGGTGCGGGCGTTCCTTCATCCTCATGGCTGTACATCATCTGGTATTCAATGACCGTTTTACCCTCATTCTCTTCCACGGAGTAGAACAGAACAAGCGGTGTATCCGTAAAGCGGTTCTCATAGGGATGTGCCAGATTGCGACCGTATAAAAGTGGGGTGTGGCGATAAATCAGCGATCTTGGAGACGAATCGGCCACGCAGCGCATTTCAACCCCGTCAATCCATGCTCTGGATACAAGCGGAGCCGACTCCAGTTCTCGAAATTCGGCATAGACCTCATAATCGCCTTCTTTTAGATACCCCAA carries:
- a CDS encoding GntR family transcriptional regulator, yielding MSTKQENIKQLIEEYIEVNQIEPGERLPSEAELSRLFCVSRATLRGAVRQLETEGKLLVKHGSGTFATCPLPSIPSSLDRLYSIGDMIRSAGLREDEQLESIKRMKVCPPEIAERMRFSENEPMIVLERTRTADGEAVAHSINWMPETLAGSILDGGSFSGSLFQSLELKAGVRIVGAYSELTVPSHDDAHMTRLLKHPQATVLLLKQLHYDELNRQVLYSLDYVRSDIFHFWVRRTR
- the walK gene encoding cell wall metabolism sensor histidine kinase WalK, whose amino-acid sequence is MRWLSFFRTIHAKLIIIYVLLILVAMQLIGVYFVSSMKNSLTSNFTQDLQARAEMLSVLAEQDLNGSDGKMEEDSVESLRARVNNLFDFSGAEIQVLDASGKVLITSQGSHADYVGRKNTQTVVSRALQGIRDNEEYMVDEDNVRKKVVAKPVISQGKIVGAVYIAASMTELYDTMKRINNVFLSGMLIALALTAVLGVVLAHTITHPIKVMTRHATEVAEGKFDQQMPVFGDDEIGRLSVAFNYMTGRLREALSQNEEEKEKLSSILTNMSDGVVATDDNGRVILVNRRASAMLGVNENEMTGRHIAVLLGIDPEETEALYSGSSASTLLQLEPAGQDEPIVIRVTFTPIHRREFGITGTIAVLQDVTEQEEMETTRREFVANVSHELRTPLTTIRSYAEALDDGAMGEPQLAERFVGVIRNETERMIRLVTDLLHLSRLDSNEAPLRMQPADVMEMLDEVADRFSFQMKQKHIRSGMFVEQGIGKVVIDRDQIEQVLDNLMSNALKYTPEGGNIRIEARRNSEGMLSISVQDTGIGIPKKDLDRIFERFYRVDKARSRNMGGTGLGLSIAREIVKAHGGQIFLESEYGQGTCTTFTLPMLGEGREAQ
- a CDS encoding CehA/McbA family metallohydrolase, with amino-acid sequence MLKWIPSELHTHTLHSDGKQTLEELAQSAADLGLECIAMTDHNTQSALVDQERVQQQFGVPIISGMEWTTFYGHLLTLGVDRFIDWRVLGPDDIHEGIRQVHEQGGIAGLAHPFRIGSPICTGCFWEYTIQDWHEVDYIEVWSTLMPSIKRDSQRAFAMWTDLLNQGYRITAVSGRDWHVSKPDDALPAVTYLGVHGEAEEQESLVNRAVEAIRLGSVSVTMGPLLTMSAQVKGSEKRYHIGECVELAVEDSLSVTVQLDVETRAGHYNLEPQNLRLLLTSGQGVCFETYIPAQSGEYTLSLQDPTGKGWVRAELYGYMEDCVTMIAFTNPMYIT
- a CDS encoding M23 family metallopeptidase, which encodes MEVFKGKHSPDSRKEESSVENKPAGAAGKIAMWWNGRRKWLSWTAGGVVIAGSLIFAGNQYVGANTVPYYKVYVKGVEVGSILNEQQLNQLYATKSKQYKDKYPGVDMVLNTSAVTTGIEKAYKVDIDSGATLKKLDGMLTAYAKGVEVKVNGQTVGIVKDKATAQAALKQVQKKYTPAGEATATGIKGLVRKTSVGSSHASTSSKAPKAWLESASIREKIAYEPVKADPNKVLTEAEAVKALTEAREAPVTYTVQEGDSLSSIANKFNMTAWEIKQNNPGSRELYLQIGDELKLTAPKAPVTVRTVEKVVEQIAIEPEIEVRQSDELKAGVTKVVRPGQAGLKEMDYRLTKENGEVVQEEWLGQKVLQPSVSEVVLKGTKVVGEGSGEFAWPVSGAAMSSSFGARWGRMHEGVDLVGSPDIHASDEGVVTFAGQQNGYGNVIMIDHGNGYQTVYGHLSSIGVHVGQVVQQGESIGVMGNTGRSTGTHLHFEIRKDNTPRNPMTYLR
- the yycF gene encoding response regulator YycF, giving the protein MQGTILVVDDEQPIADILKFNLEKEGYQVICAFDGISAVDIAVKQQPDLILLDLMLPGMDGMDVCREVRGHQLQTPIIMLTAKDGEIDKVLGLELGADDYVTKPFSTRELLARVKAQMRRQQRGGAGTSESRSQEEKQGLRVADLFFDTDMYTAYKNGTPLDLTHREYELLYYMAKNAGKVMTREHLLQAVWGFEYYGDVRTVDVTIRRLREKIEENPSKPETILTRRGLGYIISGGKGGLRA